The Afipia massiliensis genome has a segment encoding these proteins:
- a CDS encoding autotransporter domain-containing protein, translating into MTGAGLSTRGLWRAALFASTTLAAAPAVQAADGFDVLFPPPGLTSPLIFISGNGKVTVRDSRDGLQPSLPLLETNGALLTLPGLGNQATPSAVNIDGSVIVGTAVAASQHAVMWTAGGTVITDLHSGAAFAPGGSLDGYTLSFGRGVSSDGSVAVGLAIGPVAQAFRWTQATGMVGLGFLAGYDGSIAYGVSGDGQTVVGTVMSTAALSSQAAYWTQGGGWVGLGTFAGGTQSTANAISRDGSTIVGFSNDSSVTRSVFRWTHSGGMENLGSIAGGNYSTPNAVNADGSVIVGEANTTNGLNVAMRWTRTGGMQALSSLLGAGGVRTGGMSLRAATGVSDNGKIIVGYGPDASNVNQYFIARCESALCQGLVTAEDVMRSFAGQSAVGQTANAAIGGTLGTMQEYATQAMRSQGSRSTPYSVFGYGAYDSDPIASGTLGLTADLPFGLVAGFSASANYVKTDMIYNGNAKMSGGAVGAFVARVPDIGFQWLVGGSLINLKGDITRGYLNGITPTTSSGSTSGNGYGATARIGWGFAVMPQVTVTPFASYTFAETRFHSYSETSGVFAANFDDFISTSHTSRVGGDARYTFAPNGWVWGTFAWGHRLDGGKGANITGTLVDAFALTAPGLSSAKDWAEVGGGVRLPVWNNGAVTASVTASLTPGQVVTYVSRLGVSQMF; encoded by the coding sequence ATGACCGGGGCTGGACTATCGACGCGCGGGCTGTGGCGCGCGGCGCTTTTCGCAAGCACGACACTCGCCGCTGCGCCAGCGGTTCAAGCGGCCGACGGGTTTGATGTGTTGTTCCCGCCGCCGGGCCTCACCTCGCCGCTTATCTTCATCAGCGGCAACGGCAAGGTCACCGTCAGGGACAGTCGAGACGGATTGCAGCCGTCCCTCCCGCTTCTGGAGACCAATGGAGCACTGCTTACACTGCCGGGCCTTGGAAATCAGGCAACACCTTCCGCGGTGAACATTGACGGCTCCGTGATTGTCGGGACAGCGGTCGCAGCGAGCCAGCACGCCGTTATGTGGACCGCGGGTGGCACCGTCATCACCGATCTCCACAGCGGAGCCGCGTTTGCTCCTGGCGGCTCGCTGGATGGCTACACCCTCAGCTTCGGGCGTGGCGTGAGCAGCGATGGGTCGGTTGCAGTCGGCCTTGCAATCGGGCCGGTAGCTCAGGCTTTCCGCTGGACGCAGGCGACCGGCATGGTGGGACTGGGCTTCCTGGCGGGCTACGACGGCAGCATCGCATACGGCGTTTCGGGTGACGGGCAGACGGTGGTCGGAACCGTCATGTCGACGGCGGCTTTGAGCAGTCAGGCTGCGTATTGGACACAAGGCGGCGGCTGGGTCGGTCTCGGCACGTTCGCGGGTGGCACGCAAAGCACAGCCAATGCCATCAGCCGCGACGGCTCCACGATCGTTGGGTTCAGCAACGATAGCTCGGTTACCCGTAGCGTTTTCCGCTGGACCCATAGCGGGGGCATGGAGAACCTCGGCAGCATCGCGGGCGGCAACTATTCCACGCCCAATGCCGTGAATGCCGACGGTTCGGTGATCGTGGGTGAAGCCAATACCACGAATGGTTTGAACGTCGCCATGCGCTGGACCCGGACCGGCGGCATGCAGGCACTCAGCAGCTTGCTGGGCGCCGGCGGCGTCCGCACGGGCGGCATGAGCTTGCGGGCCGCGACTGGCGTTTCCGACAATGGTAAAATCATCGTCGGCTACGGGCCCGATGCGTCCAATGTAAACCAGTATTTTATCGCCCGCTGCGAATCGGCACTCTGCCAGGGACTGGTGACTGCGGAAGACGTTATGCGATCATTTGCCGGACAGTCCGCCGTCGGCCAGACGGCAAACGCCGCAATCGGCGGTACGCTCGGCACGATGCAGGAATACGCCACACAGGCGATGCGATCGCAGGGCAGCCGCAGCACGCCCTACTCCGTCTTCGGTTATGGTGCCTATGACAGCGACCCGATTGCATCGGGCACGCTCGGCCTCACCGCCGATCTGCCGTTCGGTCTCGTCGCCGGATTTTCTGCTTCGGCAAATTATGTGAAGACCGACATGATCTACAACGGCAACGCCAAGATGTCCGGCGGCGCAGTCGGCGCGTTCGTCGCGCGCGTGCCGGATATTGGTTTTCAATGGCTTGTCGGCGGCAGCCTGATCAACCTCAAGGGCGACATCACCCGTGGCTATCTCAACGGCATCACGCCCACGACATCGAGCGGATCGACGTCGGGCAACGGCTACGGCGCGACGGCACGCATCGGCTGGGGTTTCGCGGTGATGCCGCAGGTGACCGTGACGCCGTTCGCCTCCTACACCTTCGCCGAGACGCGATTTCACAGCTATTCCGAAACCAGCGGCGTTTTCGCGGCGAACTTCGACGATTTCATCTCGACGTCGCACACGTCGCGTGTCGGCGGTGACGCGCGTTACACCTTCGCGCCGAACGGTTGGGTGTGGGGCACGTTCGCGTGGGGTCATCGCCTCGACGGCGGCAAGGGCGCGAATATCACCGGAACGCTGGTCGATGCATTTGCCTTGACCGCGCCGGGTCTCTCGTCCGCGAAGGACTGGGCCGAGGTCGGCGGCGGCGTGCGCCTGCCGGTGTGGAACAACGGCGCGGTCACCGCATCCGTCACGGCGTCGCTCACGCCCGGTCAGGTGGTCACCTACGTCTCCCGCCTCGGTGTCAGTCAGATGTTCTGA
- a CDS encoding acyl-CoA thioesterase has product MNAPTRPKPHFKIENYPFRLADNVRYGDLDPNKHVNNGVYATYFETARVTLLRSGDRGLMPKGLSWMLVHLAIDFRAEMHWPGSFELGIGVSKLGRTSATFQQVVFAGDVCTASAEAVTVLVDAKTRKPTPLTPDIIERFQPWLLRT; this is encoded by the coding sequence GTGAACGCGCCGACCCGCCCAAAACCCCATTTCAAAATCGAAAATTATCCATTCCGTCTGGCTGACAATGTCCGCTACGGTGACCTCGATCCGAACAAGCACGTCAATAACGGGGTGTACGCGACCTACTTTGAGACAGCGCGCGTGACGCTGTTGCGCAGTGGCGACCGCGGCCTGATGCCGAAGGGCCTCAGCTGGATGCTGGTGCATCTGGCGATCGACTTCCGCGCCGAGATGCACTGGCCCGGAAGCTTCGAACTCGGCATCGGCGTCTCGAAGCTCGGCCGGACCTCGGCGACATTCCAGCAGGTGGTGTTTGCCGGCGATGTCTGCACCGCGTCCGCCGAAGCTGTCACCGTCCTGGTCGATGCCAAGACGCGCAAGCCGACGCCGCTGACCCCCGACATCATCGAGCGGTTTCAGCCCTGGCTGTTGCGCACATAG
- a CDS encoding NAD(P)/FAD-dependent oxidoreductase — protein sequence MTDTIKTDVLIIGAGPCGLFAVFELGLLDMKVHLVDILDKLGGQCAELYPEKPIYDIPAIPIVTGQGLTDALMEQIKPFNPTFHLNEMVETIEKIGDPLFRVKTDAGQVFEAKVVVISAGGGSFQPKRPPVPGIEAYEGTSVFYAVRKMEQFRGKDLLIVGGGDSALDWVLNLQPIAKRVTLLHRRDDFRAAPHSVDQMRKLVASGKMDLKIGQVTSLEGANGMLSGATVKGNDNEISNVECDTILPFFGLTMKLGPVANWGVKLENNLVPVDTEAFETNVPGIFAIGDINTYPGKLKLILSGFHEGALMAQKASRYVFPDKRVVFQYTTSSSSLQKKLGVS from the coding sequence ATGACCGACACGATCAAAACCGACGTCCTGATTATCGGCGCAGGCCCCTGCGGACTGTTCGCTGTGTTCGAACTGGGCCTGCTCGACATGAAGGTGCATCTGGTCGACATCCTCGACAAGCTGGGCGGTCAGTGCGCGGAGCTTTATCCGGAAAAACCGATCTACGACATTCCGGCGATTCCGATCGTGACGGGGCAGGGCCTCACCGATGCGCTGATGGAGCAGATCAAGCCGTTCAACCCGACCTTCCATCTCAACGAAATGGTCGAGACCATCGAGAAGATCGGCGATCCGCTGTTTCGCGTGAAGACCGACGCCGGGCAGGTGTTCGAGGCCAAGGTCGTGGTGATTTCAGCAGGCGGCGGCTCGTTCCAGCCGAAGCGTCCGCCGGTGCCGGGCATCGAAGCCTATGAAGGCACATCGGTGTTTTATGCCGTGCGTAAGATGGAGCAATTTCGCGGCAAGGATCTGCTGATCGTCGGCGGCGGCGACAGCGCGCTGGACTGGGTGCTGAACCTTCAGCCGATCGCGAAGCGCGTGACACTGCTGCATCGCCGTGACGATTTCCGCGCAGCGCCGCACAGCGTCGATCAGATGCGCAAGCTCGTTGCGTCCGGAAAGATGGATCTGAAAATTGGGCAGGTTACGTCGCTTGAAGGCGCCAACGGCATGTTGTCCGGTGCGACGGTGAAGGGCAACGACAACGAAATCTCGAACGTCGAGTGCGATACCATTCTGCCGTTCTTCGGACTGACGATGAAGCTCGGCCCGGTGGCGAACTGGGGCGTCAAGCTCGAGAACAATCTGGTGCCGGTCGATACCGAAGCGTTCGAGACCAACGTGCCCGGCATCTTCGCCATCGGCGACATCAACACCTATCCCGGCAAGCTCAAGCTCATTCTGTCCGGCTTCCATGAAGGCGCGCTGATGGCGCAGAAGGCGAGCCGCTATGTCTTCCCGGACAAGCGTGTCGTGTTCCAGTACACCACGTCGTCATCGAGCCTGCAGAAGAAGCTCGGGGTGAGCTAA
- a CDS encoding helix-turn-helix transcriptional regulator has translation MISFSTDDLRPQDRFDHWCEVRGKSLFGVTIELERERRADFHGRFSAVTIGNATLAEMSASSYRVSRTPSDIARVAGDSLSIGLQIRGPGHMNTGRDRVHRVREGDVTVSHSDLPFAATPERSDGFHFRALKIPLTGDIALDARARDLLPEALGREARLTRLIAAMFTALSERQQHTAAPTADIEHIARLALLARGRLATGLPESRAALRAGYLHAARAIMKRNLHRPDLSPATVAAEIAISLRQVHVLFEPTGLSFARTLTAMRLEEARRQLQTMPARSVAEIAYACGFDSIATFYRVFRASFGMTPGDVRMASLNA, from the coding sequence ATGATCAGCTTCTCCACCGACGACCTGCGTCCGCAGGACCGCTTCGACCATTGGTGCGAGGTGCGCGGCAAAAGCCTGTTCGGTGTCACCATCGAACTGGAGCGCGAGCGTCGCGCGGATTTCCACGGCCGCTTTTCGGCCGTCACGATCGGCAACGCCACCCTCGCCGAAATGTCCGCCTCGTCCTACCGCGTCAGCCGCACGCCTTCCGATATTGCGCGCGTGGCAGGCGACAGCCTGAGCATCGGATTGCAGATACGCGGACCCGGTCACATGAATACCGGACGGGACCGGGTTCATCGCGTTCGCGAAGGCGACGTCACCGTCAGCCATTCGGATTTGCCGTTCGCGGCGACGCCGGAACGGTCCGACGGCTTTCATTTCCGCGCGCTGAAGATTCCGCTCACCGGCGACATCGCGCTTGACGCCCGCGCGCGTGACCTCCTCCCTGAGGCGCTCGGCCGGGAGGCAAGGCTGACCCGGCTGATCGCGGCAATGTTCACGGCATTGAGCGAGCGGCAGCAACACACCGCCGCGCCGACAGCAGACATCGAACACATCGCGCGGCTGGCCCTGCTGGCGCGCGGACGCCTCGCGACAGGATTACCCGAAAGCCGCGCGGCACTGCGCGCAGGATATCTTCACGCGGCGCGCGCAATCATGAAGCGCAATCTCCATCGCCCGGATTTGTCGCCAGCAACGGTCGCGGCAGAGATCGCTATTTCACTTCGGCAGGTCCATGTGCTGTTCGAGCCCACCGGCCTGTCGTTCGCGCGCACACTGACGGCGATGCGTCTGGAAGAAGCGCGGCGGCAGCTCCAAACCATGCCGGCGCGTTCGGTCGCCGAGATCGCCTATGCCTGCGGCTTCGACAGCATCGCGACATTCTATCGCGTGTTTCGCGCGAGCTTCGGCATGACCCCGGGCGATGTGCGGATGGCCTCCCTCAACGCGTGA
- a CDS encoding helix-turn-helix transcriptional regulator, whose product MLTFSTDDLRPHERFDYWCEVRARNLFGVTISLKQEERQHFRGQFSARPAGGAILSQMQASPYKVSRTASDISRASSDSLCIYQQTGGASWFNSHAGGEFVVRAGEFAISHSDLPYLTRPITAHGFDLRILKIPLAGRAAPAFPSLNLAPALLRDDPRLTLLISASFAALVADTTQNPEADCNLAVGHLAQLALLARGSVLAGSQDSRAALRFGFLQAARNILARDMHHPKLSPDYVAGTLGISVRQLHILFEPTGTSFSRTLMAMRLAEACRLLRSAPALAVTDVALACGFDSLSTFYRVFRAAYGMTPRDIKAAADYR is encoded by the coding sequence ATGCTCACCTTCTCGACCGACGACCTGCGTCCACACGAGCGCTTCGATTACTGGTGCGAGGTGCGCGCCCGCAATCTGTTTGGCGTGACGATCTCGCTGAAGCAGGAAGAGCGCCAGCACTTCCGGGGGCAGTTCTCGGCCCGCCCCGCCGGCGGCGCGATCCTGAGCCAGATGCAGGCGTCGCCCTACAAGGTGTCGCGCACCGCCAGCGATATTTCCCGCGCCTCGAGCGACAGTCTTTGCATCTATCAGCAGACCGGCGGCGCAAGCTGGTTCAACAGTCACGCCGGCGGCGAATTCGTGGTGCGGGCCGGCGAGTTCGCCATCAGTCATTCGGATCTGCCTTACCTGACCCGGCCGATCACGGCCCATGGCTTCGATCTGCGCATCCTGAAAATCCCGCTGGCCGGCCGCGCTGCGCCTGCATTCCCATCGCTCAATCTGGCGCCCGCGCTCCTGCGCGACGACCCGCGCCTGACATTGCTGATCTCGGCGTCGTTCGCGGCGCTGGTGGCGGACACCACTCAAAATCCCGAAGCCGATTGCAATCTTGCCGTCGGTCATCTCGCACAACTGGCGCTGCTGGCGCGCGGCTCCGTCCTGGCGGGATCGCAGGACAGCCGCGCCGCGCTGCGATTCGGTTTCCTGCAGGCGGCCCGCAACATCCTCGCGCGCGACATGCACCACCCGAAGCTGTCACCGGACTACGTGGCCGGCACGCTCGGGATTTCCGTGCGGCAATTGCACATCCTGTTCGAGCCGACGGGCACCAGCTTCTCGCGCACCTTGATGGCAATGCGGCTTGCGGAGGCCTGCCGGCTGCTGCGATCGGCGCCGGCGCTTGCAGTAACAGACGTTGCCCTTGCATGCGGCTTCGACAGCCTGTCGACCTTCTATCGCGTATTCCGGGCGGCCTATGGCATGACGCCCCGCGACATCAAGGCCGCCGCGGATTACCGATGA